A window of Nocardiopsis sp. Huas11 genomic DNA:
CGAACCCGATGAACGCCCAGAAGGGTCGAGCCACTCCTCTGGGCGTTCTGTCCGCGTGTTCATCGGCGTCCGCCGCCGCCTCCGCCGCCGCCTCCGCCGGTCCTGCCGCCACCGAAGCTGCCGCTGGAGCCGTGACCGGAACGGCCCCTGGGCGGATGGAGACTGCGGTGGACACGTGTGTTCCACCGGTCCCGGTAGCGGCGGTCGTAGTAGTAGGGGACCCGTCGGTGGGCTTCGCGGTGTTCGGCCGCGAACCGGTCCACCACCGCGTTGGGCACACCGACGGCCAGTTCCCAGGCGGGGTGGCCGGCGACCGACGCCGGCCCCCCGTTCACCGTGTCCTTCCTGGCCTGGACCAGCAAGGCCCGTATCCGGCGGCTGCGGGCGCCGGACGGCCCGCCCACGACGAAGACGGAGCCCGCGAGGTAGAGGGCACAGCAGATCGCCACCCAGTAGGCGCCCTCGAAGAAGATCCGGTCGGCCAGCGCGGCGCACGTGATCCCGAGGGCCAGGGAGAGCGTGGGGAGCAGGAGTGTGATGAGGGCGGAGCGTCCCGTCACCTTGTTCATACCGAGGCCGGTCTGCTCCTTGGCGATGTGCCAGTCGAGTTTCATCATCCGTCTGGGGTTCACCGCCTTGGTGATGGCGGCCAGGTCCGTGGTGGTGCGCTTGGCGAAGAGTACGCCGACCAACGACTTCTCCACCCGTGTCAGCCTGCGGTCCCCCTTGCCGACGGCCAGGGTGAACCGCCAGTCGTCGGGATGGCGGGGGTGTGGTTCGGACGTGAGAAGGCCGCGCTGCTCCAGGTCCACGAGGACCGCCATGATGGCCTTGGCGTTGAACCTGCCCCAGTTCGTGGTGTGGGCCGCGAGCGCCACCGTCATCCGGCCGGGGATCCGGGGGGGTCCGCTTCCGTTCGGCGCGGTCGGCGGACACTCTGTGCGCCCCCATCGCCACCAGGGCGGCGATCAGGACCACTCCGGCGATGATCGCGGTGATCGACGGCGCCCATCCCCGCCGCGGCTCCCCCGCGGGCCCGGTCCCGGACTCGTACAAGGGCTCGCCCACGTCCACGGTCCCCGGTTCGAGGGTGATCGCGGCGGTCAGGCCCTGGGACGGCGGGAGCGAGCCCTGGGTGATGCTCGCCGAGGTGTCGTCGAACTCCACGCCGTCGCAGTCGTCCGTGGCGTCCTCGGCACCGGTGTAGCAGGACACGTCGGTGACCGAGGGCGCGGTGACGCCGACCGTGACGCGGCCCAGGGGCACCTCCCAGGCCGGTCCGACGAAGTCCCAGTAGAACTCGTCGTAGTCGTCGTAGCCGGTGAGCGCTCCTTCCACGGTGTAGGAGATGTCGTAGGTCTGCGTTCCGGTGACGTCGGTGCCCGGATCGCTCCCGTCTCCGACCAGGACGACCAGGTCGTCGCCTTCTCGCTCGACGGCGTCGAGCGTGCTGTCGGCTCCGGTCGGGCTGGTGACGTCGATGCCGCGGATCTCCACGACGCGTTCGCGCGACTCGTGACCGTCCAGCAGAAGGGGGAGATGGCGGGAGATCCCCGGACTGGAGACCTCTCCGAAGTCGTAGGTGATGGACTCGGTGATGTCGACCGAGCCGTCGGTGTTGATCACCGCCCGGGCGTCGTAGGCGGTGATCCGGTCGGTGGCAGGGCCGTCATCGGCGGCGGCGGGTGCGGGGAACACGGCCACGGTCACGGCCGTGAGTGCCCCGGACGCCGACAGTGCGAGCCGGTGTGGGGGTTTTCCGGGGATCATGACCGCGACCCTAGGAGTCCGTGGCAACGGTGGTGTCTCCGTGGCCGATCCCGGACCGGCCGGATGCGGTCACGCCCGTTCGGCGGGCATGGCGGCTCCTCACTACGCTGACGGCCAGAAGCGGTTCGACCATGGAGGCCCTGATGACCGACGCACTCGACTGGACGCGGCCCGACGAGCACCCGGACTGGTTGGCCGAGCCGACCCGTGCGTCGCTCGCCGGTCTGGGGGAGCGGGACCGGGACCAGGTGCGCGTCGCACGGATCGATCCCGAGCTGGCCGACACCGCCGCGTTCTGTGAGCGCTACGGGATGCCCCTGGAGACCAGTGCCAACTGTGTGGTGCTGGCGGCCAAGCGCGGTGGCGAGGTGACCTACGCGGCGTGTCTGGTGCTCGCCACCCAGCGCGCGGACGTCAACGGGACGGTCCGCCGCCATCTGGGCGCCCGAAAGATCTCGTTCGCGCCCATGGACGAGGCCACCGGGCTGACCGGCATGGAGTACGGGGGGATCACGCCGTTCGGGCTG
This region includes:
- a CDS encoding YbaK/EbsC family protein; translated protein: MTDALDWTRPDEHPDWLAEPTRASLAGLGERDRDQVRVARIDPELADTAAFCERYGMPLETSANCVVLAAKRGGEVTYAACLVLATQRADVNGTVRRHLGARKISFAPMDEATGLTGMEYGGITPFGLPQGWPVLVDKAVVDTPSVVVGSGLRRSKLYVPGALVGGLPGAEVLSLTKD